One Algoriphagus sp. Y33 genomic window, TAGCTCTCCTTTTTGATTGTTCACAATAAATTCCCACATCTCCGTGCGGGTGCCCGGATCGATGCTCCTGGCCCTCCTATAATAATCTGCTTTGAACCATCTCCCAGGGAAAGATTCTACATTAAACGTAGCAGAATCCTTTGCAAGGGAACTTCCGGTCAGTGCTTCCGGCACCGGTACTTTTAACCGTAATCTTTGATTGTTTTCGATCACCAGTAAAGATGCTTCCTTGTTTCCTCCCACAAGGTTTCCCGGGTCGGTAGTCCTTTGGGTGATCACTCCGTTGAAAGGTGCCCGGATAGTAAGATAATCCAGCAACTGCTGTTTTGCCCTTGCTGTATGTTCTGCCGCCACCAGCCGGGTGCTGTCTGCCATGGCTTTGTTCATTGCCCTGATAAGATCCGATTCTGAAACCGCCCCGGGCTTACCGGAGGCTTTCATCAGCCGCTCAAAGACATCTTTACTGCCCATGTAATCGGCACGGGCAGAAGCTGCCTCGCTTTGAGCCTCAGCGTAAGCAGCATCGATTTCCGGTGCCTGTATTTTCACCAGGACTGTTCCATTTGCTACTTGATCACCAATATCTACCAGCACCTCGCGTACGTACCCCTGCACTCTGGCATTAAGGTGCGCTTTCTCAAAAGCATGCAGCTCTGCGGGAAGAGTTAGGGCATATGGAGCATTTTCGTAACCCAGCGTTATGGTCTCCGCTTTTTGAGTAGGCCTCTCTTTACTTTCCGTACTCCTATTTTCAGCAGTGTTCGAACAGGCTGAGATAATGGCTACATATAAAATTGGCAGGATATATTTTTTCATGCATCTAAATTTTTACGCTTTGTCAGGTATCAAATAAATTTTTGCTATTGTCCGAAATAAGTACTTTGCTCATCATCCGGATCCAGTGATATACTTTTGTAGTGTTTATGGCCGATCAGTTGCCAGTAAATGGCAGGCAGTATAAACACAGTAGCAAATACGGAGAACAGCAATCCGCCAATCACGGCTATCCCCAGCGGAGCTGTCTGCTCGCCTCCTTCACCCAATCCAAGCGCCATGGGTGTCATACCGGCTATCATGGCAATGCTGGTCATCAGTATGGGTCTCAACCGGTCCTTTATTCCTTCCAGATGCGGGTTTTGTATCTGATCTTTCCTGTATTGCTCCACTATGGTAACAAATAATATGGCATTGGCCACTGCCACACCTATGGCCATGATACTCCCCATGAAAGATTGGATGTTCAGTGTGTTCCCACTTATCCAAATAAGAAGGAAGGAACCTACTATTACGGCCGGTACGGTAGAAAGCACTGCAAAGGAAAGCCGGAACGACTGAAAGCTGGCCGCCAGCAGCAGGAAAATCACTGCTACTGCCAGCAAGAGACCGATACTCAGTTCATTGAAGGTTTGGGTAAGGGTCTCTGCCAGTCCCCTGAATTTTACACTCATTCCAGCCGGTGGCCCTCCCAGAGCTGTTACTTCATGCCGGAGCACCTTAAGGGCACTACCCAGGTCTTTGTCATGAATGTTTCCGGTAACTGTAATGAACCGCTGCTGGTTGAGACGGTCGTATTCCCCGATCATGGTAGATGCTTCCCATTTGCTGACATCACCCACATAGACGGTTTTTCCGTTTTCCGATTTAAGCGGTACCTTTTCAATAGCATCAGGTTGATCTACCAGATATTGGGGAAACTCCACCTGCACCTGGTAGGCATTTCCCGAACTGGCATCCAGCCAGTAGTTGGGCTGAGTGAAACGACTGGAAGAGGTGGCGGCTGTTACCGAGCGGCTGATGTCTTCTATGGTAATTCCTAGCTGGCCGGCACGGACACGGTCATACTCCAGGTCAATAGAAGGGTAATTCAGTGGAATACCAAACTGAACATCCCGCATAAAAGATAACCCTTCAATTCTGTTCTTTATTTCTTCGGCAAATTTTCGCGATTCAGAAAGGTCCTTACCCTGCACGGCAATTTCCACCGACGTATTTGCCCCCTGGCTCATCACCTGATCTACCAGATCGGCAGGTTCGAAGGACAGGCGCATTTCAGGTAGGGTTTCCACCGTCCTTTTTCTGAGCTTTTCCTTGAGGTCGTCCAAGTCTTGTCCTGCTTCTTTCAGTTTGATCTTTACAACTGCTTCATGCGGACCGCTTGTCCATAAAAAAATGGTATTGACCGGATAACTGGGCGGTTGGATACCGACAAATGCGGAAGTGATCTCTACATTTTCTTTGCCGGCCACCTCATTTACGAGTTCCAGGAACTGCTTTGTTTTCTCTTCGGTGTTTTCAATACGGGTGCCATCTGGCAGCCTTAGCCGGACCTGTAACTGTCCTGAGTTGACCTTAGGAAATATTGCTGTTCCGGTAAACTGCCAGAGAGCCCCAAGCATGGCAATAATGACTACCAGATAGCTGCCAACAGTCCATGCTCTCTTATCTGTGATATTCTTTACATACCCTGTGATTCTATCACGAAACCGATGAAACTTTCCATTCTCATTTTGTGGGACATGATCTTTTAAAAACCAATTGGTAAGAATGGGCACCATCGTCTGGGAAAGCAGGAATGAGGCAATCATGGCGAAACCTACCGCCAGGGTAAGCGGCAAAAACATGGCCCGGGGCGTGCCACTCATAAAAAATGACGGAACAAATACAGCAAGGATACTGATCAGGATGAGGAGTTTGGGCAAGGCAATTTCCTTGCACGCATCCAAAATGGCCCGTGCTTTCTTCTTGCCCATTTCCTGATGTCGGTGTATGTTTTCAATCGTCACAGTCGATTCATCTACAAGAATACCTATCGCCAGTGCCAGTCCGCCCAATGTCATGATGTTGATTGTCTGTCCGGCCAGATAAAGGCACACTATTGCCGATAATATGGCAAGCGGTATGGTGAGGATCACTATAAGTGCACTGCGCCTGTCACCCAGGAACAGCAATACCATAAGGCCGGTAAACATTGCGCCCAGTACCCCTTCAAAGGACAGGGTTTTCAGCGAGTTGATCACATAGCCCGATTGATCAAATTCATAACTCACTTTGATATCATCAGGCACAGCGGCCTGCATGTCCGGAAGGTTGGCCTTGATCTGCTTTACCACATCCCAGGTGGAAGCGCTCGCCCGCTTGGTTACCGGGATATACACCGAACGGCTGCCATTGATCAGGGCATAGCCAGAGGCCACATCGGATCCGTTTTGAACCTCGGCAACATCCCGGACATAAACAGCCGGCCCGGAGCCTTTCTTCAATGGGATATTGGCCAGCTCCTGTATATCACTAACCACTGTATTCTGATTTGCGATCAAGAGCTTGTCCGCTGTCCGGATGTTTCCTGAGGGAGAAATGGTATTGCCCTTGGCAATGGCCATAACCAGTTCATCCGGACTGATGTTGTAACTGCGCAGTTTAGAGGGATCTGCCTTAATAAGAACGGTACGTTGGTTTCCACCAAAAGGAGGCGGTGCCGACACGCCTGGAATGGAGGCGAATTTGGGGCGTACTTTAAAGAGTGCAAGATCTTGTATTTCACCCAATGACCGGGTTTCACTGCTAAAAACCAGTTGGCCAACCGGTGCGCCCCCTCCGTCAAAACGGGTGATGAATGGCGGTACTGTACCGGGAGGCATAAATGCCCTGGACCGGTTGACCTGGGCCACTACTTCAGCCAGGGCCTGGGACATATCAGTCCCCTCATGAAAGGTGAGCTTCATCAAGGAAACGCCCTGGATCGTTTTGCTTTCTACTTCTTTTATACCATTGATGTACAGGAAATGATATTCGTAGTAGGAGGTCATAAAACCCTCTATTTGGTCGGGAGCCAAACCTCCGTACGTTTGGGCCACATATATAGTGGGCGTACCCAGCTTCGGGAATATATCGACCGACATGTTCCTGATGGCCAGCACAGCAAAAAATACGATCGCCAAAAGGGCCACCATGACTGTTACAGGTTTTCTTAATGCGGATATGATTAATTTGATCATCTCTTATAATTGGTTTAAAAAGATTTCCAGGTCAGCATTCACAGCAGCCATATACAGTAATGCTTGCCAGGCTTC contains:
- a CDS encoding efflux RND transporter permease subunit, translated to MIKLIISALRKPVTVMVALLAIVFFAVLAIRNMSVDIFPKLGTPTIYVAQTYGGLAPDQIEGFMTSYYEYHFLYINGIKEVESKTIQGVSLMKLTFHEGTDMSQALAEVVAQVNRSRAFMPPGTVPPFITRFDGGGAPVGQLVFSSETRSLGEIQDLALFKVRPKFASIPGVSAPPPFGGNQRTVLIKADPSKLRSYNISPDELVMAIAKGNTISPSGNIRTADKLLIANQNTVVSDIQELANIPLKKGSGPAVYVRDVAEVQNGSDVASGYALINGSRSVYIPVTKRASASTWDVVKQIKANLPDMQAAVPDDIKVSYEFDQSGYVINSLKTLSFEGVLGAMFTGLMVLLFLGDRRSALIVILTIPLAILSAIVCLYLAGQTINIMTLGGLALAIGILVDESTVTIENIHRHQEMGKKKARAILDACKEIALPKLLILISILAVFVPSFFMSGTPRAMFLPLTLAVGFAMIASFLLSQTMVPILTNWFLKDHVPQNENGKFHRFRDRITGYVKNITDKRAWTVGSYLVVIIAMLGALWQFTGTAIFPKVNSGQLQVRLRLPDGTRIENTEEKTKQFLELVNEVAGKENVEITSAFVGIQPPSYPVNTIFLWTSGPHEAVVKIKLKEAGQDLDDLKEKLRKRTVETLPEMRLSFEPADLVDQVMSQGANTSVEIAVQGKDLSESRKFAEEIKNRIEGLSFMRDVQFGIPLNYPSIDLEYDRVRAGQLGITIEDISRSVTAATSSSRFTQPNYWLDASSGNAYQVQVEFPQYLVDQPDAIEKVPLKSENGKTVYVGDVSKWEASTMIGEYDRLNQQRFITVTGNIHDKDLGSALKVLRHEVTALGGPPAGMSVKFRGLAETLTQTFNELSIGLLLAVAVIFLLLAASFQSFRLSFAVLSTVPAVIVGSFLLIWISGNTLNIQSFMGSIMAIGVAVANAILFVTIVEQYRKDQIQNPHLEGIKDRLRPILMTSIAMIAGMTPMALGLGEGGEQTAPLGIAVIGGLLFSVFATVFILPAIYWQLIGHKHYKSISLDPDDEQSTYFGQ
- a CDS encoding efflux RND transporter periplasmic adaptor subunit; protein product: MKKYILPILYVAIISACSNTAENRSTESKERPTQKAETITLGYENAPYALTLPAELHAFEKAHLNARVQGYVREVLVDIGDQVANGTVLVKIQAPEIDAAYAEAQSEAASARADYMGSKDVFERLMKASGKPGAVSESDLIRAMNKAMADSTRLVAAEHTARAKQQLLDYLTIRAPFNGVITQRTTDPGNLVGGNKEASLLVIENNQRLRLKVPVPEALTGSSLAKDSATFNVESFPGRWFKADYYRRARSIDPGTRTEMWEFIVNNQKGELNAGLFAEVQLNVQRTDESIWVPHSAVLTTLRRKAVGKIVDGKLKWVEVKTGMKSESTIEVFGALGAGDHILLQPNEEMIEGMSIN